A single genomic interval of Deinococcus fonticola harbors:
- a CDS encoding GntR family transcriptional regulator, with product MSLNAPMTAAPWLVPLDLHSATPVYVQVAQGLRERIEQGELPVGSALPAERELAANLHVSRVTVRQALALLAEQGLLSRKHGSGTFITPPQTAELPSHSLGLLSSFSGDVTSRGQRPGARVLTFEHTRPTAQEAMSLGLSPTEFVYRIRRLRTADGEPLALEQSTLPVVLVGHITAQDVTDASLYALLGTRGLQPQRAIRHLRAVNADADAAGLLEVSVGTAMLSTERLSWTNRNRPIEFARALYRGDRYDFVMELHAQDGA from the coding sequence ATGTCCCTCAACGCCCCCATGACGGCCGCACCGTGGCTCGTGCCGCTCGACCTGCACAGCGCCACGCCCGTATATGTGCAGGTTGCCCAGGGGCTGCGCGAACGGATCGAGCAGGGAGAACTGCCCGTCGGCAGTGCCCTTCCTGCTGAACGCGAACTGGCCGCCAACCTGCACGTGTCGCGCGTGACCGTGCGTCAGGCCCTCGCCCTGCTGGCCGAACAGGGACTGCTGTCACGCAAACATGGCAGCGGCACCTTCATCACACCGCCTCAGACAGCGGAATTGCCGTCTCACTCGCTGGGGCTGCTCAGTTCATTCAGCGGCGACGTCACTTCACGCGGGCAGCGGCCCGGCGCCCGGGTGCTGACCTTCGAGCACACGCGCCCCACCGCCCAGGAAGCCATGTCGCTGGGCCTCTCCCCCACCGAGTTCGTGTACCGCATCCGCCGCCTGCGCACCGCCGACGGCGAACCGCTGGCCCTGGAGCAAAGCACCCTCCCGGTTGTGCTGGTGGGCCACATCACCGCGCAGGACGTGACCGACGCCAGCCTGTACGCGCTGCTGGGCACGCGCGGCCTGCAACCCCAGCGGGCCATCCGTCACCTGCGGGCCGTGAACGCCGACGCGGACGCCGCCGGGCTGCTGGAAGTCAGCGTGGGCACCGCCATGCTCAGCACCGAACGCCTCTCGTGGACGAACCGGAACAGACCCATTGAATTTGCCCGCGCCCTGTACCGGGGCGACCGGTACGACTTCGTAATGGAACTCCACGCGCAGGACGGCGCATGA